DNA sequence from the Vicugna pacos chromosome 35, VicPac4, whole genome shotgun sequence genome:
ACCATCCACACCTCTTAAACATTATACACTACTGGCTGTAGCAGCTGGGGAACATGAGCTCAAGTCCTCCGAGGCGGGAGTctgtcctgggacagcacaccaCCGAGATGCTTCATCTGGCTCTTTAATCACTTGTGCCACAACTGTATGGAGCGCTGCTGTCTGAACTCTTACTCAGAGAGGACTGATGACTGCATGTGCCAAGAATCTGAATTTAAAGTATTACACCAACGTAATATGTTTCCACTTCTACTCTCAAGCATGTGCATGTTTGTATTGCTGCCAATGGAATAAGACAACGGTTGGAAAGCagtttgagtctgtttctgcagTCTCTGAAGACAATATAAAGTCTGAAGGTTATGGTCATGGAGATCAGAGTTAGACCAAGTTGGGTTCAAATActgttctgccacttactgtgtCAACTGTGGCacaattatttaacttctttgagtttaaccatatctgtaaaatgagaatgccACCTACCCAtgaggttattgtgaggattaaatgagataaaatgttcTCAAAGCCAATTGGCACAGGCTCAACAAATGAAAACTACATCTGCAGGAGTCCCTAAAAAACAAATGGCAAAAcactgttcatttttaaaaactcaagacaaaaatgtataaaagtacactgaataaaatataacaaacgTCCATAATCTCACCATTTATTCACTTGGTAAGTGGGTTTTACTAAACCTATCCTACAACTGCTCATTGGTTCAGGATTACTTCCTagccaagaaagaagaaaacaaaacattttatatatactgtTCTTTGAGGTCTTTGGAAAACATGaagtattttttcccctcaacatAAACCCTAGAAACAATGAGAAGCTGTTCGAGGAGGCACCTGAGAGGACATAACTGCCAGCTGACCTGTGAGCTGGATCCAAGCAATCTGGGGCTCCTCGTCCCCTCTCCCATCCTGGGGATGTGTGTTCTGCTTGTATTCCCCATGCTAGAAGCCGcccaaggacacagccttgatAGTAAGGTGTTGTTGGGACCATCTGGATCGTATACATGCTCAACCCACTCAAGGCTTCAATGCAAACTTCTGAGATTCCAGGGGACTGGAATGGAAATCTACTCATCTTGCAGCTTCCCAAGACAAGTCACGTgtgtaagttcccttgcttattaaacctgTCACCTACCAATCTGGAatggtctgcctctttcttcagacTCCACCTGCCCTctgtgtgcgtgcatgcgtgtgtgtgtgtataggggaTGGTAAGGAAGTGGGGGCAGTTTCAGATTACATTTAGAAGTCCCTGAGGTTGCAAATTATCACAAGTATACAGTTTAaagaatgggaaaataaaaacacaaacaagacacatacatacacaaatttcCTCCCCCAATTCCTACCTCTTGACTCATGTCTACTTGAGTATCTCCATTTCAGTATTTCAAAGGTCTCTCCAACTGAACATGTCTAAATTTGCCCTTATGACCAATATCCCACCACGATCCTGCCTCTTTTCATCAGAGAATTGTAATGACCTGCTTTGAAATAAgagaaaccagatataatccttaACTCCAATCTCTGACCTTGCCCCCATCTGATTGACCAATCTTCACTTTCTAAACCTCTCTCAAATCCACTTCCACTTCTGGCTGAAGTCACCACGTCCTTTTGGTCTGATTATTACAATAGCTCCCCGCCAATTTATTCTCCACACCAGactataatgatttttaaaatgcaaatcttaTCAAATTCTTTACTTAAAAATCCTTCCATGAATCTCTATATGCTCTCAGGATAAAGTTCAAATCCACCATGAATTCTAGTTTATCCAGGATGATCCGTTCATGCCTGTTATTCTGGCATAGTGATTATTAATAGCTCATTTCCCTTCTAAATGTTTTGTGATTCCGAAGATCAGTTCTAGGGTTATCCTATTTACAAAGCTCTGCACAACTGACCTTTCTGCATATTTGGTAGCTTCATTTCTCGCCACCTGACCACTAAACCATGGGATGTTATTTCTGACTCTCAGCTGTTACGTGTTCTTCCCTGGGTACCTTCCTATAGGCTATTCCTTCCCCTCACTTTTCTACTCTGAACTTGTCTTCACCTATTGGCTAGTTCCTACTCATTCTTTAGTGTTCATCTTAAACATCACTCAGACCAGGAGGCCTTTAACATCCTGCACTTCTCTTACCATATTTTATGTATTCGCTTAATCATCTGCCTTCCTTGCTAGACTAAAAGCTCTGTGAGAACAAGGTTCCTGTGCGTTGAGTTGTTCTCCATACATTGAGCATCTAACATCCTCCTGGCCAGACTCTATGGAGACCCAAATGAAGATGCCCCTTTCCTGCCTAGGAACTCGTAGTATTGGAAGAGGTGCATTTAAAGAAGACATAACATATAGAGATGTGTGCCAAGAGAACTACTGGAACAAACCCCTAGAATAACAACTCAGGTGTGACTTAAAGGACAACTGAATGAAGAGAAAGGAACTTTCAGATAAAGAAACATGCAAAAAGGATTCAAATGCATGACATATTGTGGAAACAGTGAGCTGCCTGCTCTGCTTATCTTTTATTAACCTCTCACCTCACTTTCCTCCCCACCAACACCATAGCTGCCTAAGAAAAAATGGATGCAGAACCACTAAAGAGCTATACAAAGTCATGCCAAGCAATTTAGACTCTACCCTCAGGTGGCTGAAAGCCACTGGAGCACTGTAAGAAGTCCTGGCAGATCAAtttctatttcaaaatattactatGGAGGAGGATATACTGCTAGAGTTCAAGAAGATTAACAAGGAGCTAACTGAAATAACCCAGAAGGAATATGAGTAAGTTGGTAGCAGTGAGAACTGAGAGGAAGGAAAAACCAGGAGAGATATTAAGGTAATAGCAGGAATAGAATAAGTGACAATAAATAGAGAAGAAATGAGGGGTGTTTCTGTAGTTTCTAATTATCCTGAATGTTACATTCATAAACAGGTACAGattcagacacacaaaaaaaaaaacagaagacataAATAGGTACAGCAAATGTACTGCTCTAATTTCAAAGTATTGTGATAGTATTTTTAATATTGCTGGTATAGTTTGTAAGGGTGAAAAGCATTTTACTATGAATAACTAAGTTACAAAGAAGGTAAAATTGCACCTCACTTTTGTTAGAagtaatttttgttttgaatttgaaaGACACAagacacaaaaattttaaattcacctaagaaaaatataaacaaaactgCAATccccataaatattttattacagtTTTGCATTACTGGAGTAGAAAGTTACAGTTCTGCCTTGATggagcagaaagggaaaaaaaaaaggcagaaggaggaaaggagagaaacagaccTGGGTGAGGCTACAGAATATAgggacacaaaagagaaaatctgagcAAAAAGGAGAGGAGAGTAAGACAAACTTCTGGAGAATGACACAGATTACAGCAAGTTTATTCTCTACCAGAGCATTTTTCAAGGGGTTGATGAAATCTAATGGGCTGTAACcagaattttttaataaaatagaataaaatacaaaatatgataATGCACCACTTACAGTAaggaaaaatattgtttttataaatcTATTATTGTTCATAAATACATAGATTCAGCAATTCCTTCAATTTCACCTCAGGCCCTTCTCCCCTCAGTTaagtgtaaataaaattaaatgtttttactaAAAAATGGCATAATCCAATTTTTCTAAGATTATAACCACATATATGCATAGACAGGTGTCTGGAATAATGCATACAAATTATGAGTAATTAACTGGTTATTTTGGGTGGTGAGATTTCCTTTTAGACTTTTAATATAGTGAACatgtatcatttttataaaatcagacattattctaagaaaagaaagaataaaaaacaaacttcatgCCCAGTTCACATTTGTCTCTATCTTTGGCTGTAGCTCACTGTCAACATCTTGTTAGTTAACAGAGATGTTTACTCTTGAATGAGGGGTTTGCTCTAATTTCCCTTTGTATTCCTCAAAGGAAGCACAGAGTAACAAGAGTTACAAGCACTTTTAATAACTATCCTTTATTGACTTCTTACTACTCATCCAGTGCCACACCAAAACCATTCCCATCCATTCactgatttaatcctcacaaccctaAGGCAAGTACTTTCCCTTTTCACAGATAAGGTAAAATAATTTACCtaaaaggtcacacagctactaggGCAAGAAGATTCAAAAACCTAGGTCAGATTATAAAGGTTACATTCTTAACCACTAATTTTAAAGTAAGACAGGCTTGGGTTCAAATCTAGATTCTGCTACTAGTAGTGTGACCCTGGATAAATGATAACCTgacatcttcatttttttccacctTCAAAATAGGCAGATTATCATCCTTCCTTattacactattttaaaaaataacagataaAGCTCTTGGTCTTTCCTTTGGGGGTAAGTTATAAGTTCTTGTAACCCCAAGAACATCAGGAAGAATATAGTATCACAAAAGTTAACTAAAATGTATAAATACCAGAGAAATTTAAGTCATGTACCATTGAATCTTAGTGGAAAGTGTTTTCATGTTTCCTTTTGAGTCTGTTCACAATACATTCCAACATTCAAGTATTGTGATGTACAAATATAAATCAGAGCTTGAAGAACTACAAAAATCTAGCAAAATAGGgcataatattaaataaaatttggggCAACTAGGTAGATCAAGTTCCAATAACACAAAGGTTTATTACTTGGTTCAATTTAGTTGCCTCAAGCAAACTCATTCTCTTTAGGGCTAAGTCATCATTTAAAATCATCACCTTAAAAATAAAGCCATGAAAAAATGTTAGactttttccctttgaaaattagtttaaatttttattctactTTCAAGTCCTAATTCAAATAAACTTTTCCAAGGCTTCTCTGTCCCCTGAAAAATGAGTTTTTTACCTAGCAAGGAAAATGGGTTAAAACACACAGCACTGTTCTTAATAAGTAACTTGGCTGAAATAAGTCTATCTGCATAttgataataatttaaaaacatatgaaagtatattTAATTGACTTTTGAAAGAAGCAATGTAAATAATTGAAAAGGTTACTTTATAAATCACCATTTAAAATTCTGAACAGCTAATCTGCTCCATCATAATTGCAAGgatatatataattgttttatttcaaTCCTAAGTTTTAGCATAATGACCTTTCCAGGTCTCAGCAATAATATACTGtattacatttaataaataactaggttaaaaaaaataatggagcTTCAATGATCACTGAATAAATTAGTGACACCTAAGAGCAGAAAGTGCTTTTGAAACCCCCAACAATAATCTCCACCAAAAggtacacatgaacacacataccTCAAGTCATCGCTTGgttctttttttcctggaagCTCCGCATGCTTGGAGTCTGCTGACTGATGCTCTTCAGCAACATTGAGCTCCTGGCTTATTGTGGGAACCTCTGAAGTAAATGAGAGCTCCCCTTCATTGGAGACTCCAAAGAGGTCCGGGTCATCTTCAATTAGATCAATTAAGAGGACATCATCTTCATATGCTTTAAGAATATCTGGAAACCCAACTTTAATTTCTGATAAGTTCTTAGTCATTTTTCTACCACTAACGTCAGAGGAAACTGGTTTGAATGTTTCTTCTTCATTGGAGCCAAAGGCAGGACTTTTCTCTATATACCCAGGATCACAAGAAGTATTATTGTCAACTGGGAGAGAAATAGCTTCCTTATTAGAAACAATATTGCCTGGTTTAGAGATGTGGTTAGatggtttattattattaccttGCGTTAAAAAGCTTGGAGAAATACAGGAATTCTTACTGCCGTGTGAGTTGGAACAGCTTTGCATTGGGATTACACTACTTCGTACGCTCAAAGCCTGACGTCTTGAAGTTACTGTGGTGACATTTTCTTCAGTCCTATTCTGCCTTACCTCTGCTCCAGAAAAATTGTCAAGAAGTTCTAGGGGATTATATACTTCTCTCTCTGATGACttggcatttctttcttttcttttttctgttttattcttaagcaaaggaattttaaaattagtcAGCCACCCTGTGTTCAATATCTTAACGAAATCTGGAACCACAAGTGTCTGCTTAGCAATACATGCTTTTTGATGAATAAGTTCGCCTGTGGTGTTATTTGCTTCCTGGCCATCCTGGGAAGCCACTGTCAAAGTAGGCTTTGTTAAATTccctctatctttttttttacttcctgTCAAGTTTTGAGTCACGTTAGTTAACTGGACATCTTCAGTAGGATTAGAAACTACTTCTGACCCACTTCTGCTCGGTTCCTCTGACTGCATTTTTTTATCATAATTGTTTATAAATTCCTTCATAACCATTAAAATAGGTTCTACTGTAGAGACTGAAGATAAACAATTTAAATCAGAATCCAATTTTTCTCTACTTGAAGATTCACTGTTTGTTTCTGTTATGGAACTTTGCAGCATTAACTTGGAGTCAGTTAAGTGAGTTTGATTTGTTTGGTGTTTAAGAAAATCATCTTGCCTAAAACCTTCCTGAGACCCAGGAAGAAAGTTAAAATTTGACTGTGGCAAGGAAGCCTTTTTCCAACACCAGGCAGATGTTCTAGCACAGGAATAACAAGGCCAAGTTCTTTTGCCAGTCATTGGTATTGTTCTGTGACAGCTTAACTTAGATACTTCACCTTCATTCTTCAAGTCTTCCCTTGGGGATCTTCTTTCAATAGGGTAGCGATCACTAGGTGATTCCATTATTGAGCTTTTCATCGACTTAGAATACTCTTCTGGATCTATGCCTTTACATCCTAAGGACTCTGAAGCATTCgtttcttttttcaaaagtgGCTCAAGGGTTTTCTGGAACATAGCATTTACGTGATGCTCAGgacttgttttttttccttctatttctggaAGACTTAACAAATGATCCGTTGCTGACAGTGTATCATGGTTTACTTTTCTCAAAACTTTTAAAGGACTTTTTTTAGCCTCTAAAGTCTCTGCTTCTTTACCTTCAGCACCTGTTTGGCTTTCTGGTAACACCAGCTCAGACTTCTTATACACATTAGAGAACTTCATCTCAAtaaccatttcttcttctttttcagatACCTTCATCCTTTTTCTGGGTTTTCTCCCAACATTGCTCTCCTctactgagtttttatttttttcacttaggagGCAGGAAAGCAAGCCATTATTTTTACTTTGGTATAAGTCATTTTCTTCAAGCAATAACTTATTAACTCCCATTAAGTTTTCTTCAGTTTGTAAAAGCTGCGGAATAGTTGTGTCACTCTTAACTGCAAGACTCCTAGgactttctttctttaactttgagGTATCTTCTGATACATGTATACATCCAACATCAGGTTTAGGTGCAAGGTTATTTTCATCATTACAGCCCTTGGAACGGGGGAAACAACTGCAATTAGGTAATTttaaaatgggattattttctacTCCAGGTGACAAGCTGTTACAAGAATATTTCGGAGTATTCTTGTACAGTTCACTTTGAAATTCAACCGTAATATTTTGGGGAGCCTTGTTTTTGGTTATTTTGAGAGGTGGGCTTTctaagcttttaagtttaattcgaATTCTTCTTTTAATACCTTCTACCAAACCTTCCTTACCCAAAGGCTGCAAGAAAGCCATAGTTTGAAACTCACTGCATTCCACTGTTTGGAAAGGTTCCGAACTGGTTAATGATTCCTTTCTTACTAGGTCAATTCCTGGCTGTAGAGCATCACTTGAGGCTtcagtaagttttcttttttccttggctgatcaaaacaacaaaacatacCACAAAAGATTTTATATTGAGGAATAAAAAGCAGTAtcacttataataaaaaatactgtgaagccacccttttttttttaatttccccaaatagctttatggaaacatttatttgtttttaaatcaaagGTTTAATGTCTATTAAAGAACTACATACAAATCTGTATAAGTTCTAAGGCAGCTAAATAACCTCTAGTATTATCATCATATCACACTAGTCAAAGTGGATCACTAAGAGGAACTCCCCTCACAGAACTTCTGACCAAGGGATCTCAACGGGGCAAACACATTTTAAGGGAATCCctgtttccccccaccccctcctggtCAACCGTGTGTATCAGTAAAGCCCACTCAGATTCAAGGGAAACACTAGAGGTAAAACATGGATTGAGAG
Encoded proteins:
- the LOC102539326 gene encoding protein TOPAZ1-like isoform X3, giving the protein MVARASGREEVNSDQSGEASRAGKASARRRVEGPGGQAGPSDQSDQQGLEAAKEAELPLQSGRQTKEKRKLTEASSDALQPGIDLVRKESLTSSEPFQTVECSEFQTMAFLQPLGKEGLVEGIKRRIRIKLKSLESPPLKITKNKAPQNITVEFQSELYKNTPKYSCNSLSPGVENNPILKLPNCSCFPRSKGCNDENNLAPKPDVGCIHVSEDTSKLKKESPRSLAVKSDTTIPQLLQTEENLMGVNKLLLEENDLYQSKNNGLLSCLLSEKNKNSVEESNVGRKPRKRMKVSEKEEEMVIEMKFSNVYKKSELVLPESQTGAEGKEAETLEAKKSPLKVLRKVNHDTLSATDHLLSLPEIEGKKTSPEHHVNAMFQKTLEPLLKKETNASESLGCKGIDPEEYSKSMKSSIMESPSDRYPIERRSPREDLKNEGEVSKLSCHRTIPMTGKRTWPCYSCARTSAWCWKKASLPQSNFNFLPGSQEGFRQDDFLKHQTNQTHLTDSKLMLQSSITETNSESSSREKLDSDLNCLSSVSTVEPILMVMKEFINNYDKKMQSEEPSRSGSEVVSNPTEDVQLTNVTQNLTGSKKKDRGNLTKPTLTVASQDGQEANNTTGELIHQKACIAKQTLVVPDFVKILNTGWLTNFKIPLLKNKTEKRKERNAKSSEREVYNPLELLDNFSGAEVRQNRTEENVTTVTSRRQALSVRSSVIPMQSCSNSHGSKNSCISPSFLTQGNNNKPSNHISKPGNIVSNKEAISLPVDNNTSCDPGYIEKSPAFGSNEEETFKPVSSDVSGRKMTKNLSEIKVGFPDILKAYEDDVLLIDLIEDDPDLFGVSNEGELSFTSEVPTISQELNVAEEHQSADSKHAELPGKKEPSDDLSREPRVLDPGLMKSEICTSLSAADELKHDSKDVDISLEEVANETPEDEKLGDFSEHTKSSDLDEKCRFSDKMTIQDEKENTYEVCKSGDSKNIEIMVDECHLAALGPKPLYFSVPVPPLTLSAHQEDTLLKPWINDFRFPGKRPLLKLQNPEICDIFNRGKHVWVFQKPLGLMIPHRYCKFHFNTLCGCKRLQCKFAHVPEQRDEKVCMDVFKKYIRIDELCLLQRAVNMFMEYYRKFPPGIHFDLQVLNDLLNSLLKHYLLKEIFQVVDLSIMVKMLPALKILLKIFELVATTKLRNAVSALIDMFCKLVEAGMVLDPEDFSYIIKCLHQVQASKQEINVVLEMKSRLQMRQFKKNWKYDLESALNEIECYKEKGDWTKLGNLYINIKIGCEKFADLQRFCTCIAETLTKDCEEERPGVPFCEFAETVSKDPQNNEADKTLLGRIGINAMYFYHKLLQWSKGRKVLDKLYELKIHFTSLKGLIGPEKLAPRCQIVNIAAEIFLKNGNLDGAIWVLRETVEVSQCSLLFNKLLDACIEDNCLGMSSSVAEFMISKSIPTDFSFLRRLITSLGRSNLWLKARTHYKSALSLGCYPPLEGNLYRKILLIPSCLSEIEMLLAVEIFLVSNASSTQSPETSTEMLQIVLKRCEENKSRSQDDYQAAMKRLIMAARISDPKLFIKHMTVNVNKEQVYSLEQWSARKWLKKNMKWAEKVNLSVVNSNLF
- the LOC102539326 gene encoding protein TOPAZ1-like isoform X4, with amino-acid sequence MVARASGREEVNSDQSGEASRAGKASARRRVEGPGGQAGPSDQSDQQGLEAAKEAELPLQSGRQTKEKRKLTEASSDALQPGIDLVRKESLTSSEPFQTVECSEFQTMAFLQPLGKEGLVEGIKRRIRIKLKSLESPPLKITKNKAPQNITVEFQSELYKNTPKYSCNSLSPGVENNPILKLPNCSCFPRSKGCNDENNLAPKPDVGCIHVSEDTSKLKKESPRSLAVKSDTTIPQLLQTEENLMGVNKLLLEENDLYQSKNNGLLSCLLSEKNKNSVEESNVGRKPRKRMKVSEKEEEMVIEMKFSNVYKKSELVLPESQTGAEGKEAETLEAKKSPLKVLRKVNHDTLSATDHLLSLPEIEGKKTSPEHHVNAMFQKTLEPLLKKETNASESLGCKGIDPEEYSKSMKSSIMESPSDRYPIERRSPREDLKNEGEVSKLSCHRTIPMTGKRTWPCYSCARTSAWCWKKASLPQSNFNFLPGSQEGFRQDDFLKHQTNQTHLTDSKLMLQSSITETNSESSSREKLDSDLNCLSSVSTVEPILMVMKEFINNYDKKMQSEEPSRSGSEVVSNPTEDVQLTNVTQNLTGSKKKDRGNLTKPTLTVASQDGQEANNTTGELIHQKACIAKQTLVVPDFVKILNTGWLTNFKIPLLKNKTEKRKERNAKSSEREVYNPLELLDNFSGAEVRQNRTEENVTTVTSRRQALSVRSSVIPMQSCSNSHGSKNSCISPSFLTQGNNNKPSNHISKPGNIVSNKEAISLPVDNNTSCDPGYIEKSPAFGSNEEETFKPVSSDVSGRKMTKNLSEIKVGFPDILKAYEDDVLLIDLIEDDPDLFGVSNEGELSFTSEVPTISQELNVAEEHQSADSKHAELPGKKEPSDDLSREPRVLDPGLMKSEICTSLSAADELKHDSKDVDISLEEVANETPEDEKLGDFSEHTKSSDLDEKCRFSDKMTIQDEKENTYEVCKSGDSKNIEIMVDECHLAALGPKPLYFSVPVPPLTLSAHQEDTLLKPWINDFRFPGKRPLLKLQNPEICDIFNRGKHVWVFQKPLGLMIPHRYCKFHFNTLCGCKRLQCKFAHVPEQRDEKVCMDVFKKYIRIDELCLLQRAVNMFMEYYRKFPPGIHFDLQVLNDLLNSLLKHYLLKEIFQVVDLSIMVKMLPALKILLKIFELVATTKLRNAVSALIDMFCKLVEAGMVLDPEDFSYIIKCLHQVQASKQEINVVLEMKSRLQMRQFKKNWKYDLESALNEIECYKEKGDWTKLGNLYINIKIGCEKFADLQRFCTCIAETLTKDCEEERPGVPFCEFAETVSKDPQNNEADKTLLGRIGINAMYFYHKLLQWSKGRKVLDKLYELKIHFTSLKGLIGPEKLAPRCQIVNIAAEIFLKNGNLDGAIWVLRETP